One part of the Dermacentor andersoni chromosome 2, qqDerAnde1_hic_scaffold, whole genome shotgun sequence genome encodes these proteins:
- the LOC140216180 gene encoding piggyBac transposable element-derived protein 4-like — protein sequence MESTASKAKPKCLFASQGDLSAFRLLHSFCEQVCVNSAQLRPNGQGSVTVTKFRFPPALEYLRGITICSQFFSVFGRVSTTYGNDVLPLRQKRIQFSPKREPGVHLTEDVGVALRSTTKRFLTALDFFFLFFSADVIQTVCDNTNKYAYTKILEKPTHARPDGSWEEVTTSEMRKFIGLIIYMGILKAPRIKLYWNVGSIYSGLLPPRIMPRRRFIALLAMLHVADLDDATQMSKGKLRFVWWLLQHMNKVSAKLFQPHRDLSVDERMVKSKGRSGIRQYIKDKVTKWGYKLWVLADPVTGYTVQFAVYTGKREQPGPHGLAFDVVCQLCAEHFDQGYKIFMDNFYTSTHLFSHLLDRKTLACGTTRKDRRGFPVELKDTRWEKKAQRGEIRWLRDQEILYLQWKDRRVVNMMSTMHTANETVTAKRRQRSGSTWTQISIPKPLLIHEYNSGMIGVDKSDQMIGYYNVLMRSVRWWKTLFFHCIDVACVNSFILFQEYRKLHPDVPELARNASFDHLAFREELVQQLLHLEGAKQTRAPPPPPAKPPLHKPQKVERRKNCKLCYRQTKNEVKTTVFCSDCNAHLCFNASRNCFLEWHREGAQK from the coding sequence TTTCGCTTTCCGCCCGCTCTTGAGTACTTACGCGGGATCACTATATGTTctcaatttttttctgtgtttggtAGGGTTTCCACAACCTACGGGAACGACGTCCTGCCCCTGCGGCAGAAGCGTATTCAGTTTTCTCCCAAGCGGGAACCTGGTGTGCATCTGACCGAAGATGTGGGTGTGGCACTCCGAAGCACCACAAAGAGATTTCTCACCGCCCTggacttctttttcctttttttctcggcCGATGTTATCCAGACTGTTTGCGACAACACCAATAAATATGCCTACACGAAGATCTTGGAGAAGCCCACTCATGCCCGTCCCGATGGGTCTTGGGAAGAGGTCACTACAAGTGAAATGAGAAAGTTCATTGGCCTCATAATCTACATGGGCATCTTGAAAGCACCGCGAATCAAGCTTTACTGGAATGTGGGAAGCATCTATAGTGGTCTGCTGCCACCACGAATTATGCCGCGGCGTCGCTTCATAGCACTGCTTGCGATGCTACATGTCGCCGACTTGGACGATGCAACTCAGATGtcgaaaggaaagcttcgcttcgtGTGGTGGCTTCTGCAGCACATGAATAAAGTGTcggcaaagctatttcagcctcATCGAGACCTCTCTGTGGATGAGCGTATGGTGAAGTCGAAAGGGAGATCAGGGATACGGCAGTACATCAAGGATAAAGTGACCAAGTGGGGCTATAAGCTTTGGGTTCTTGCAGACCCGGTCACCGGGTATACAGTGCAGTTTGCTGTATACACAGGCAAGCGCGAGCAGCCAGGGCCCCACGGGTTGGCTTTCGATGTAGTTTGCCAGCTGTGTGCAGAACACTTTGATCAGGGCTACAAAATTTTTATGGATAATTTTTACACCTCGACACACCTGTTCAGTCACCTCCTCGATCGGAAAACATTGGCTTGCGGCACTACGCGAAAAGACCGCCGCGGATTCCCTGTTGAATTGAAAGACACGCGCTGGGAAAAGAAAGCTCAACGAGGTGAAATTAGATGGTTGCGCGACCAAGAAATTCTCTATCTTCAATGGAAAGACCGACGCGTAGTGAACATGATGAGCACGATGCACACAGCCAACGAGACAGTCACtgcaaaaagaagacaaagaagtgGAAGTACCTGGACCCAAATTTCTATCCCAAAGCCTTTGCTAATTCACGAATACAATTCTGGAATGATTGGAGTAGACAAATCAGATCAAATGATTGGCTACTACAATGTACTGATGCGCAGTGTCCGCTGGTGGAAGACTCTCTTCTTCCACTGCATCGACGTAGCATGCGTGAATAGTTTCATACTATTCCAAGAATATAGGAAATTACATCCAGACGTCCCTGAGCTGGCCAGAAATGCTTCCTTTGACCATTTAGCTTTCAGGGAGGAACTGGTGCAACAGCTTCTTCATCTTGAAGGAGCCAAGCAAACTCGTGCTCCTCCACCACCACCTGCAAAGCCTCCACTTCACAAGCCCCAAAAAGTGGAGAGACGCAAAAATTGTAAACTTTGCTATCGACAAACCAAGAATGAGGTCAAGACTACTGTTTTCTGCAGTGACTGCAACGcacatttgtgcttcaatgcttCGCGGAACTGCTTCCTTGAGTGGCACAGAGAGGGTGCACAGAAGTGA